The segment TAGGCTAAGGTGTTGCTTGCTATTAACCGTTATCTGAAATAAAATTAAACTAAGAAAATTCAACATGAGTCGCATCCAAATTCATTTGAGGAGTGGGAGAATGAACAGAGAAACAAATGTACATGATGGGCTTGGCAAGATGTTGGAAAGGGCAGGTCGTAATACATTAGGGGATTTACTGGCAAGAACCCGAGATCGAATGCCGGATAAATTTGCATTCGCTTACAATGAGCAACGCCTTAATTATGCGGAACTGGATAACATGGTTAACCAGACGGCACATGCTTTTCAAATGAATGGGATGAAAAAAGGCGATATGATAACAGTTATGTCTAAAAACAGCTTGGATTTTGTTGTGGTGAATTTTGCCCTGGCACGCATTGGCGCGGTCATGATCCCAATCAACTATATGCTTACAACAGAAGATGTTCAGTATATTTTGGAGCACGCCGAAGTTAGCGGATTCATTGCCTCTAAGGAATATGCTTCTTTACTTGATCATTCAGCTGGGAGATTGGACATAAAACATCGCTATTTGATGGAAGTTTCTGCTGCCTATGTTGGTGAGCTCACCGAATGGACACCATTAGCTACCGCGCGCACCGGTCAGCCAACAGATTTTGTTGATGCGGAAATTGCTGACGATGACCTTGCTCAAGTGTTGTATACAAGTGGTACGGAATCGCGGCCAAAAGGCGTGATGCTTTCCCATAAGAGTATTATTAGCGAATATGTGAGTTCTATTGTTGACGGGAAAATGGATCCAGCTGATGTAGCGATTCATGCATTGCCGTTTTATCATAGTGCACAGCTTCATGTGTTTCTTGGTCCAAGTGTATATGTCGGTTCAAGTGGGATCATTCTGGGCGCTGCAAGTCCTGAGCTGATTTTGAAAACAATTGAAGAAGAAGGAGCGACGCAACTATTTTGCCCGCCGACAGTGTGGATTGGGCTGCTTCGTCATCCGGATTTTGAAAAACGTGATTTATCAACATTGGAAAAATGCTATTATGGAGCGGCAATTATGCCAAGGGAAATCTTAAAAGAACTTGCGGAGCGCTTACCTAACGCACGTTTCTGGAATTTCTATGGACAAACAGAAGTTGCCCCACTCGCGACAGCGCTTCAACCTGAAGACCAATTGCGTAAGCTCGGTTCAGCAGGGGTTGCGACATTAAATGTACAGACGAAAATTGTGGATGATGAGGATATCGAGGTCTCCCGCGGTGAAATAGGTGAAATTGTTCATCGAACACCGCATGCGATGAAGGGATATTTGCATGACCCGGAGAAAACGGCTCAAGCCTTTAAAAATGGCTGGCTCCATAGCGGGGATTTAGGTGTGATGGATGACGAAGGCTATGTAACCATTGTTGACCGGAAGAAAGATATGATAAATACAGGTGGGGTAAATGTATCCAGCAGAGAGGTTGAGGAAGCAATTTATCAGCTGGATGGTGTGTCTGAAGTTGCGGTTGTCAGTATTCCGGATACGTACTGGGTTGAAGCGGTTACAGCGATTATTATTTTAAAAGAAGGGGCCACGCTGTCGGAAGACGAAGTGATTGATTTTTGTAAAGGAAAGTTATCGAAATTTAAGGTTCCAAAACGCGTGGATTTTACGGATGAGCTACCTAAGAATCCGAGTGGGAAGGTTATGAAGCGAGCATTGAGAGATCAGTACGGGGACCTTGGTGGAAAATAAATCGTGGGGCGCTGCATGAGGTGCAGTGCTTTCTTTTGTGTGCGACGAAAGTTATATTAATTTAACCGAATTAAAAGGCGTTTTCCTTTTAAGTGAATAGAAAAAAGCAGCATCCTAACGATGGATGCTGCTTAATTATTTAGTGAATATAGGATGTCTGTAAGTCCGGGTACGATGGAAATAATCCTTTTTTGCGGATAGGAGATTCCAGGGTCCCAGGTGATCGGTAATTTAATTGCCATTCGCCATTTCCTTCTTTAAAAATTCCATATCCGCTTCTGTTAAAGGATCTCCATTAATTTGTAAATTACCATTCAGCTTTATTTGTCCATCCGCCAATTCCATTTGGGAAAGAACACATGGGATTTCATAATTAACTGGATTTCCTTCATGATCAAAAAATAGATATCCCTCTTTTTCATCATGGGTCAACATACCCCCACTGAGGACCTTGCAGTTCCCCTTTCAGTGGGGGCTTGGGTTAGCTACTCAGGTCTCCTCGCTACATGCTTTAGACGATTTGACGCTCTGAATAACAAGCACCGCTAAGCACTCCCCAAACACTGTTTTTGGTTGGTACTGACGACGAACTATCGTTTTCCCACTTGCACCACTCTTCCGAAAAAGGGTAGTTCTTCTTATAGAAAAAGCCACCACTCAGATTGCTCTGGCGTGTGCTACAAGCCCCGACAAGTCGAGTACACATGGATGGTTGACGCACCCACTAAGCTATGCGCTAAGCAACAGCTTTACGTTTTTGTACTTCCAATTTAATTGGCGTTTTAACGTTAAGATCTTCGTCCAATTCAACAATTTCCGATTTACGCAAAATATTCAATGCCCCGTTAATGTCAGCGTGAATACATTGTCCAGTTTTGCTTCGATACAGACCACGATTGATACGTTTACCACGGAATGTGTAGTTGGATTTATCATTTTTCGACCAAACAGGGATTGTATCTTTGTCTAGGAAACTGGCTTGTGATGTATAGCTTTCTTCTTGCTTCACGAAACGAATACCCTCTTTCAAACATTTG is part of the Virgibacillus sp. NKC19-16 genome and harbors:
- a CDS encoding fatty acyl-CoA synthetase, giving the protein MNRETNVHDGLGKMLERAGRNTLGDLLARTRDRMPDKFAFAYNEQRLNYAELDNMVNQTAHAFQMNGMKKGDMITVMSKNSLDFVVVNFALARIGAVMIPINYMLTTEDVQYILEHAEVSGFIASKEYASLLDHSAGRLDIKHRYLMEVSAAYVGELTEWTPLATARTGQPTDFVDAEIADDDLAQVLYTSGTESRPKGVMLSHKSIISEYVSSIVDGKMDPADVAIHALPFYHSAQLHVFLGPSVYVGSSGIILGAASPELILKTIEEEGATQLFCPPTVWIGLLRHPDFEKRDLSTLEKCYYGAAIMPREILKELAERLPNARFWNFYGQTEVAPLATALQPEDQLRKLGSAGVATLNVQTKIVDDEDIEVSRGEIGEIVHRTPHAMKGYLHDPEKTAQAFKNGWLHSGDLGVMDDEGYVTIVDRKKDMINTGGVNVSSREVEEAIYQLDGVSEVAVVSIPDTYWVEAVTAIIILKEGATLSEDEVIDFCKGKLSKFKVPKRVDFTDELPKNPSGKVMKRALRDQYGDLGGK